The DNA region GCGATGCCGGAAGGCGGGATGATCCGGGTGGGATGTGAAAACCTTGAAAGCCTTGCCGGCGAAGAGGTGCCGTTGCCGGAGAATGAGAGGTATGTCAAGATAACGATCCAGGATAACGGCGCCGGGATCCCGGCGGATGTAATCGACAAGATCTTTGACCCCTATTTTTCCACCAAGCCAAAGGGCAGCGGCCTGGGCCTGGCCGTTGTCCATTCGATAATCAGCAAGCATAAGGGCTATGTTTCCGTGGATTCACGACCCGGAGAAGGGGCCGCCTTTGTCATCTATCTGCCGGCTTCCGCTGAAGAAGACCAGCCGGAAAAAGAGGTGGCGCCACCGCTGATCGAGGAGAAGGGAAAGATAAAGATCCTGGTAATGGATGATGAGGAAATAGTCAGGGACGCGGCGCTGAACATGCTCGAATATCTGGGATTTGATGTCGTGCTTGCCAGGGACGGGGCCGAAGCGGTCGCCATCTATCAGGAGGCCGAGGGGTCTGCCGAGCCTGTTGATCTGGTGATCATGGACCTGACCATTCCCGGGGGCATGGGGGGCCGGGAGGCTGTTGCCGAGATCCATAAGATTAATCCGGGGGCCAGGGTTGTCGTGTCCAGCGGTTATTCCAACGACCCGGTCCTGGCAAGCTATCAGGAGCATGGTTTCTGCGCGGCCATGGTCAAACCGTTCATGATCGATGACCTCAGGGAGATCATTGATCAGGCTTTATCGTAGTCAGGCGGGGAGGCGGAGCCGGAACAGCCGAAAGGGACAGCCCGGCGGCACGAGACGCCTTCCGGTTTATTTTATCACTTATTCCCGGGCAGAGGTTTCGCCATGAAGAAAATACTTGTCACCGGTGCCACCGGTCAGTTCGGCACCGCGTTGACCCAGGCATTGCGGGAGAGATACGGCACCGGTAAGGTGATAGCCGCCGGCCATAAAAGAAATCCGGCCCCCTGTCTTCTTAAGTCCGGTCCTTATCTCACCCTGGATGTCAGGGAGCGCAACCGGTTGATGAAAATTGTCAGGGAGTTCGGGATTGACACCATCTATCACCTCGCCGCCCTGCTTTCCGTCCGGGCCGAGGAGGATCCCGAACGGGCCTGGGATGTTAATGTCAACGGTCTCCGGAATGTACTGGAGGTTGCCCGGCACCGGTCATGCGCGGTGTTTCAACCAGGTTCAATCGGCGCATCCGGTCCGGCCGCCCCCCGGGACAAGATCCCCCAACTTACGAACCGGCGGCCGGCCACCATGTACGGGGTGACCAAGGTGACCGGGGAACTTCTCTGCAACTATTATTCCCACCGTTACCGGGTTAACGCCCGCGTGGTCAGGTTCCCCGGGCTCATCTCCCATGAGACCATGCCCGGCGGCGGGATTACCGATTATGCGGTGGAGATGTTTCTTGCGGCCCTTGCGGAGAAGGAATATACCTGTTTTCTGGCCCCTGACACCTTGCTTGATATGATGTACATGCCGGATGCGGTCCGGGCCGCCATTGCGGTCATGGAGGCCCGGCCGGAGGCGCTCGGCGACCGCAATGCCTTTAATGTCAGCGCCATGGCTTTTACCCCGGAAGAACTGGCAGCGGCAATCAGGGAACATGTCCCCGGGTTCAAGGTCAGCTACGAGGTGGATCCGGTGCGGCAGGCCATTGCCGATTCCTGGCCCAACCGGGTGGATGACGGCGCGGCCCCTGGCCAATGGGACTGGCAGCCGGAGTATGACCTGGAAACCACGACCCGGGAGATGCTGGAGAAACTGATCGTTTGAACGGCTTGACCGTTCAACAACACAAAAAAACATATCTGCCGCCGACCCACGGGTGATCGGCGGCCAGGCAAGATGCCTGCTCATCGCAGTTCCCGGATAATGGCGCGGATGGCCCCGGCCTGGGACTCGATACTGGCGAGGAGCCGGAACTGGACCAGGGCCCGGGCCAGGTTATGCTCCGGCCGGTCGGCCTTGAAGTAGACATTGCCTTCCAGATAGTCGGTAAAGAATCTCAGACCCAGTTCGAATGTGAGCAACCGGACGGCGTCATAGAGATACGAAAAATCGTTGTCCGTGAGCAACCGGCCGGCCATTGTAAAATAGCCTTGCAGGATGGCCCGGCACAGGTCGGGCTCAAAGCGGACCTGTTGCCATTGCCCGGGCCGCTCGCCCAGGGGATTGCAGCCCGAGCGCAGGCAGTCGCCGATATCATACTGGACCAGGCCCGGCTGGACCGTGTCCAGATCAATCAGGCTCACCACCCGGCCGGTGGTGTTGTCGATCATGAAGTTGTTTATCTTGGGATCGCCGTGGATCGGCCGCGGTTTCAGGAGTCCCCGGGCCTTGGCCTTTTCCAGGACATCGGCCCGGACCCTGGAGCGGTGTATACTATCAAGGCAGTAATTCACCTCCGGCGAGCCGGCCGGGTTTTGTGCCGCCAGGACCCGGTCATAGTGGTCCAGGTAGCCGGGGGTTATGTGAAACCCCGCCAGGGTATCGGTCAGCCGGCCAGGGGGAAGGTCGTTCAACAGGGCGTGGAACAGGCCCAGGCCATATCCGATCTCCCGGGCATGGGACTCGTCCCGGATGGTGTCAAAGGAGCGGGCATGGTTGATAAAGGTGAGCGCCCGCCAGCACGATCCGGCCTTGTCACGGAACAGATCGGCTCCGTTCCGGGTCCTAAGCACCCGCACCATCTCCCAGCGCCGGCCGGGCGGCAGGGGAGTTTGTGCCAATCGGTCCCGGACATGGGCGATACAGGTACGCAGGTTGTGCATCACCCCCTCCGGCCGGGGAAATACCCGGGGGTTGAGCTGCTGCAGGATAAAGTGTTTCTCCGCCACGGAATCCAGGGTCACCAGGAAGGTGGCGTTGATATTGCCGCTGCCGAATTCGCGGACCTGGCGGACCGTTTTTCCCGGGCTGAACTGTTCGGCAATGGTAAGGCAGTCGTTCATTCGGTGTGGTCTCCTTGCCGGGGATCATAGCGCATAACAGACATAAAAACGCGTTCTTTTGGTAACCACCCCCAGGGTAAACCCCGCCGGGGTCCGGGTTGCCTCCTGTCTGGCAGGCGCTTGCAGGGTGCCGGAGATGCGAGGCAGAGGTCTGTTCGCGGAAAAGGGAAGCAACCGAAGGGACGGTATGCGGACAGGCCGATGACCGGGCGGATTCGAGGAAAGGAAAGGTTATGGCAATGATGGTAATGGAAGAGTGTGACAGCTATGAAGGGTGCTTGAACGACCCCCTCCGGGA from Desulfobacterales bacterium includes:
- a CDS encoding NAD-dependent epimerase/dehydratase family protein; translation: MKKILVTGATGQFGTALTQALRERYGTGKVIAAGHKRNPAPCLLKSGPYLTLDVRERNRLMKIVREFGIDTIYHLAALLSVRAEEDPERAWDVNVNGLRNVLEVARHRSCAVFQPGSIGASGPAAPRDKIPQLTNRRPATMYGVTKVTGELLCNYYSHRYRVNARVVRFPGLISHETMPGGGITDYAVEMFLAALAEKEYTCFLAPDTLLDMMYMPDAVRAAIAVMEARPEALGDRNAFNVSAMAFTPEELAAAIREHVPGFKVSYEVDPVRQAIADSWPNRVDDGAAPGQWDWQPEYDLETTTREMLEKLIV
- a CDS encoding aminoglycoside phosphotransferase family protein, with amino-acid sequence MNDCLTIAEQFSPGKTVRQVREFGSGNINATFLVTLDSVAEKHFILQQLNPRVFPRPEGVMHNLRTCIAHVRDRLAQTPLPPGRRWEMVRVLRTRNGADLFRDKAGSCWRALTFINHARSFDTIRDESHAREIGYGLGLFHALLNDLPPGRLTDTLAGFHITPGYLDHYDRVLAAQNPAGSPEVNYCLDSIHRSRVRADVLEKAKARGLLKPRPIHGDPKINNFMIDNTTGRVVSLIDLDTVQPGLVQYDIGDCLRSGCNPLGERPGQWQQVRFEPDLCRAILQGYFTMAGRLLTDNDFSYLYDAVRLLTFELGLRFFTDYLEGNVYFKADRPEHNLARALVQFRLLASIESQAGAIRAIIRELR